A genomic window from Pelodiscus sinensis isolate JC-2024 unplaced genomic scaffold, ASM4963464v1 ctg143, whole genome shotgun sequence includes:
- the LOC142825347 gene encoding ribonuclease-like, which yields MAPGGPCPALLLLLVLLPAGLAYLSAFRSSQELVWKHVDFPRTSPPPGQPYCDHLMWKRRSRIRGCRRSFTFVHAEPIQLYSLCRCYGRCQPMNRTSVSRNPVPTTTCRMVPGLGRCSYVGRFERCRIRVACSSWKPVDVLGTV from the coding sequence ATGGCCCCGGGGGGACCCTGCCCCgcgctcctgctgctcctggtccTGCTGCCGGCCGGCCTGGCCTATCTATCTGCATTCCGCAGCTCCCAGGAATTGGTGTGGAAGCACGTGGATTTTCCCAGgaccagccccccgcccggccagccgTACTGCGACCACCTCATGTGGAAGCGGCGCTCCCGCATCCGCGGCTGCAGACGCAGCTTCACCTTCGTCCACGCCGAACCCATCCAGCTCTACAGCCTCTGCCGCTGCTACGGCCGGTGCCAGCCCATGAACAGGACAAGCGTCAGCAGAAACCCcgtccccaccaccacctgccgCATGGTCCCCGGGCTGGGGCGCTGCTCCTACGTGGGCCGGTTCGAGAGGTGCAGGATCCGCGtggcctgcagcagctggaagcccGTGGACGTCCTGGGCACCGTGTAG